The genomic region ACTCTCCCCCTACAATATGCGTAGCCCTGAGTGGCGCAAACCACAGCAGTGCAAAGCAACTCAGTATGTACAAACGCCATCTCATGGCTTATCAATTAATGTCCTGCTCAAAAATTACTACGTAATTCCGGGAGAATGAGATTCAGAACGATGATTACTTTTGAGTTAAAACGGAAATAAACCCACTATAGTTTTTGCCGTCGGAAGTATTTAATATGTAGTAATAAGTTCCGTCTGATACACCACCACCATTCCAGTCGTTGCGGTAATCCGAGCTTTCGTAAATTTTATTTCCCCAGCGGTTATAAATCAACAACTGGCTCTGCGGAAAGTTCTCCAAACCGTCAAACACCAGTAAGTCATTAATTCCGTCGCTGTTGGGTGTGAAAACATTGGGAGGAATTACATCGCATTCGCGGTAGCTTACCTGAATGGTGTCTATTTCCACATCGCCGCAACCTTCACGCACCAGTACCACAAACGTGCCATTTCCGGTGGGTGTAAATACGTTTACCGCCCCGGAAGGATTGGGAAGTACATCATTTCCCGCAAAGGTGGTCCAGGTAAAGGTGTAAGGACTTGAACCTCCTGTGGGCGCTGCCGCCAGAGTAACCTGATCGCCGTCGCAGATGTCCCAGTCGGGAATTGCGGGCAGTGCAAGCGGGCCACCTGTGGGAAGGTAAACAGTAACGGTATCCACAGCAACGGGAGTGCCGCAGGGGTCGGCCATGGTTACAATGTAGCTTGTGGTGGCAGTGGGCGAAACGTTTATGCTTTGCGTGGTTTGCCCCGAGCTCCAGGAGTAGGTATATGGCTGTGCCCCGCCCGAACCGATGGCAGTAAGCGTAAGTGGCTGCGTGTTGCAAAGCGCCGTATCGGGCCCGGCATCCACATCAAGCGGCAGGAAATCGCCGATATACAATGTGACAGAATTTGACGACGAGGCTACACATGGCCCCTGCACAATTGCCGTAATGGTAAGTGTATCAAGCCCTTCGGGCACGCCATCCTGCACGGCTGAAATACAAAATGTAGCCGAATCCTGCCCGGGCAGGAAGATAATCTGCGGCGGCAATGCCGGGGTAAAATCAATACCGGAAAGCGCATTACCGGTAAAGCTGAGTTGCACAGTATCTGCAGCGGCCAGTGAACCCTGACGCGTAAACGTAAGGCAGGCCTGTCCGCAACCTTCAAACAAGGTTGAATCGTTGGGGCCGCCGTAACTGATTTCAGACGACACATTTACATTGCCGGCCGAGAAACTGCCTGCTTCGAGAAATACGCCTGAGTCGAATGAACCATCGCCGGCATCGGCAATGGCAATTTTAATGTGATAGGTTTCTCCGCAAATTACCGGATAGATGGCCTGAAGCACTGTGGTCTGCCCGTCGTACTGAATATCAATCAGGTTTGATCCCTGAAAATTATCGCGGAAATAGGCGCAGTTGGTGCAAGGACCAGGAGCAGGCGCAGTGGTCGTACCCTGAAAACCATTGTTCACGTTGTTGATGCTAACAACGGTGGTAGTAGTGGGAATAAGCGCAATGTTGGTAACCGGAAGCGGTGTGGTTACACCACTCAGGAAAAAGCCGAACACATCGTTAAATGTGGAGTTTACAAACTCGCTGTATTCCTCCGAGCCAAAACTGTAATTGAACTTTACAGTATCAGCAAGCGGAATAAAGTCGAACTCAAGCACGGCTGCATTAAACAACTGGGCTGTGGCAATAGCGGCAAGATCAGGATCGCCGCCTGCCCCATTGTCGCCGCCGGCACTTGAAGCTGTATTGTTCCCATGCGGACCAGTCCCCGGCCCGAGCTGGGGGTCGTTTGCAAGCACAGTCCCGGTGGTAAGTACCAGGCCGCTGTCAATACCCAGATTGGTATTCAGCGCAGTAAACTGACCTATGGCATTCGCATAGCCTGTGAAGGTAATGTTAAATGCCTGAATCCCCTGCCCAAGAAGTACATTTTGCACCAACTGGGCCGGGGTGAGCGCATTATTGGTAATTAGCTGGGAATAGGCTGTTAAGGGGGATAGAAAGAATAGGAAAAGGAGTATCCGGAGATGCTTCATATGTTAATTTTTATGTTTGCCATGCGAAATATACGCAAATACCCCTAAACAGGGGATATTTTTGATAAGTGGTTTTCTGAAGTTCAAAACCGGACTATCTTCCTAAGAATCCGGCCATTGGTTTCCGTTTAGACAACCCGATCAACACCTGCCCCTATTTGTTCCCGGAGTGGTTATTCAGATTTTTCTTAATAACGATTTTGTGTCTTTGTTTACCCGATTTCGGGCTTTTTTTTACCGATTCTTCCCATAAATCAGAAAAAAGCAGGCTTAATGCGATAAAAAAACAAAAAAACCCGAACAGCCTCTCTGATTGTAAAAACAAGTCTTTTGAAACCTATCTTTATCCCATGCCACTCATCCTACCCGTAAACGGAAAATCTCCCCAATTCGGCAACGATTGCTTTATTGCCGAAAACGCAACCATTGTTGGTGACGTTATTGCCGGCGACCAATGCAGTTTCTGGTTTACCGCTGTTGTGCGCGGAGATGTAAACGGAATTCGAATGGGGAATAAGGTAAATGTGCAGGATGGGGCAATTATTCACTGCACCTACCAGAAAGCAGCTACCACAATTGGTAATAATGTGTCAATTGGTCATCGTGCCATTGTACATGGCTGTACCCTGCATGACAATGTGCTGGTAGGTATGGGTGCCGTTGTAATGGACAATGTAGTGGTGGGAAGCAACACCATTATTGCCGCAGGCGCCGTAGTAACCGAAGGCACACAGGTACTTCCCAACAGCATTTACGCCGGTGTTCCGGCAAAGAAAATAAAAGACATTAGTCCCGAATTAACCAAAGGGGAAATTGAACGTATTGCCAATAATTACATTATGTATTCCGGCTGGTTCAAATAAACCAAAAAGACAAAAGCATCCCCGATTTCTATTGTATTAATCTTATACTGTATTGAGGGCATGCTATTTAGAAAATTCGTATTTACCACTTTGATACTTGTACTTGCCGGCGCTGCTTTATATCTTTTTGGCGGTGTACAACTTGATATTGTTTCACATGATACCTATTATGCAGTTGATTTGGCCCAGCTGTTTTTTTCTGCTGCCATTTCCATGATTCCGTCTTCCCTTCTTCTTCTTTATATCGAACTAATCCAAAAGAAATCAGCACCGCAAAAACTCACACAGATAAGCTATTTACTTCATTTGGCAGGCATTCTTGTATTGCTAACCACAATTGCAGCTTCTTTTGCTTTTGGCGAAAGAGAATATCTTATGCTCACTACCATTTTTGTGTACACCGGCCTGTTTCTGGCTGTAGCCGGAATGTCGCTGATACCGGCAATTCTACTAATCGCAATGCGCAAAAAATAATTCGCTTAGCTACTCAATACGGTTCCGGCAGTATTCCAAATCAATTGTTCAATCACAGCTGTTTCGCCGGTAAGTTTATGAAGCGTTTGTGCGAAAATCATTGTGCTGCCGGTGGTGAAATACGTTAATGTGCCAGACATTTGAGTGTCATTCAGCCAATTTGCATTGGCCAATATGCGCTGTGTTTGCCGGGCCACTGCGGGTGCGGGATCAATCACATTCACCTCAGGCCCGCAAATACGCCTCAGCAGGGGCAGCACAAATGGATAATGTGTACAGCCCAGCACCAGTTCATCCATTCCTTTCTCCAACATCGGTTCGAGCCAGCCGCGCAGCATTTTTTCGGTAGCGGGCGTATCCAGGTCACCGGCTTCTATTTGCTGTACCAGCCCCGGACAGGGTTGCTTTATCACATTTACATTTCCCGCAAAGCGCGCTACTACTGAAGCAAACAACTGCCCCTGAAAGGTGGCAGTAGTGGCAATTACACCTACTACTCCACTGCGGGTATGTTCGGCTGCAGGTTTTACAGCCGGCTCCATACCTACAACCGGCAGCTGCGGAAATTTTTCGCGCACATGATTAAGCGCGGCGGCACTTGCCGTGTTGCAGGCAATAACCACCAGCTTACAGCCCTGTTGAATCAGGTAATGTACCACTGCCTCCGTGTAACGCCGTATTTCCTCCAACGATTTTTCGCCGTAAGGCAAATGCGCACTGTCGCCCACATAAATCAAGTCCTCTGCCGGCAGCAACCTGCGAATTTCCCGAAGTACACTTACGCCGCCAATGCCTGAATCGAATACGCCTATGGGTGATTTGGATGACATTGCATACAAAGTAAACGGATTGTATCGACCCGGCAATCGACATCTTATCAAATTCACTCCATAAAAAAACATCCGCCCTTACAGACGGATGTTTTTGAAAATAATTTGCTGTAAATATTACTTACCACCGCCGGCAGGAGCTGTACCACCGGGTGCAGGCGTAGTAGGCGCAGGCAGGGTGATGCCAAGTTCTTTAAGCATATCCATGAAAATATCATCAGCCGGAGATGCATAAATTACAATAGCCGATGATTTGCTGCTGTCGATTACGTATTTGTAACCACGGCGGGCAGCCACAGCTTTCGCGGCATTACGGATTTTCTCGTAAATGGGCTTAAGCAGATCAGCACGCTTGTTCGAGAATTCGGTTTGTGCGCTTACCTGAAAGGTTTGCATGTTTTGCTGAAGATCCACAATTTCTTTTTCCTTGAGACCTTTGATGAGCGGGCTCCAGGTTTTATTGAGTGAATCATACTCGTTCATTTTCAGATCAAGCTGGTTCTGCATCTGAACAAGCTGACCTTCGAGCATTTTATAGTATGCAGCAGCATCTTCGCTGGCTTTCTTGAAGTCGGGCATCACGTTAAGCAGTGAATCGAGATCAAAATGAGCAACTGCTGCGGGTGTAGCTTTAGCTTGAGCGTGCAATGCAACAGGGGCTGCAACAAAAAGAATAAGTGCCGCAATGGCCGCTTTGAGGAGATTTTTCATGTGTGAAATGGAGTGTATTCGAGAATTGAAGATTTACGGATGAATGGTTATTTACAAATTACTTGCCAGAACCTCCGGCCTTTTTCCAGCCGAGAATTTCAAGCACATCGTCACTCTTGTCGTATTTCGGATTGGAATACAACATGGTCATATCACTGGCTTTATCGAACACGATGCCGTAGCCTCCGCGTTCAGCCATTTCCTTAACCGCATTGTACACCTGATCCTGAATCGGTTTTACGAGTTCCTGACGTTTTTTGAAGAGCTCACCGTCAACTCCGAACTTCTGCTTCTGAAACTCTTTTGCTTCTTTTTCTTTCTGAATAATCTCGGCTTCACGTTTTTTGCGAAGCTCCTCAGTTAATAACAACTGTTCTTGCTGAAAGTTTTTATAAAGTTTATCAATTTCAGCATATTTTGCCTCCACTTCTTTCTGCCACTGCATGGAAAGCTGGTTGAGCTGGTCCTGCGCCTGCTGGTAAGAAGGGCTTTGAGCAAGGATATATTCAGTATCTACATAACAGAATTTTTGGGCCGAAGCCATGCCGCTAAGTCCCAGAATTGCGATAAAAAGGAGAATTATGCGTTGTTTCATGGTAAATTGATGGTTTTATTTAAACCTTGTGAGGCGAAAGTACAAATTTCATTGCACTGAATCAGTGCTTCTGCTCACGTGCTGATTTTGTTATTAACGGATCTTGTTGTTTACAAACCTACAACTCTCCCAGATTCATGCCAATTGTGAAGTGAATCTGCGAACGCTGCATGGTGGGGCGACTTTCCACATTATCGAAACGATAGCCCCAATCGAGACCAAGCAGGCCAAACATGGGCAGGAACACCCGCACACCTACACCACCTGAACGGTACACATCGAACGGATTGAAGCTGCGGAAATTCGACCAGGTATTACCAGCCTCCACAAATGCCAGTCCGAAAACCGTGGCACTGGGATTGAGTGTTACCGGATAACGGAGTTCCCAAGTGTATTTAGCAATGATAGGGCCACCGGTTTGCGGTGAAAGCGACTGATCGTCGTAACCGCGCAGGGCAATGATTTCGCGGCCGTCGAGTGCAAAACCGGTAAGACCGCTGCCGCCAAGATAAAAACGTTCAAACGAAGCGCGGCCCACATCGCTGCGGTACATGCCCAGATAACCAAAGCCAATGCGTGTATTCAACACCAAATTACCGGCAAGGCGGGTGAACCAGGATGAAGTGAATTTCCACTTGTAATACTCCACCCATTTGTTGCGCTGCTGCACCGAGGCCGTGCTGTAATCAATTTTATTAAACAACGAATACGGCGGGGTAAACTGACCGATGATCTTAATATCGGCGCCACTGCGCGGATAAATAGCCTGGTCGGTTGAATTGCGGCTTAAGGTAATGCGATAATTCAGGTTGTTGGCATAACCGTCGCTGAATGCAAACACACGGCCAAAATCCTGAAGCTGATAGTACTGATAGTTGAGTTCCTGATACAACGTAAAGAAATCATCAGGACGACGTAAACGCATACCGAAACCAACTGTAGCACCCGAAATCTTTACAAAGTTGCGGGCAGGATCCGTTGCTCTCAAACCGTTTGACTGAACCGAATGAAACACGGTTACCGATAGTGAATTGGGTTTCTTGCCACCCAGCCAGGGCTCCGTGAACGAAGCATTGTACGACTGGAAGAAAAGACCGTTTGACTGCGCGCGGATGCTCAGCTTTTGTCCGTCGCCCGAGGGAAGCGGACGCCAGGCCGACTTGTTAAGAATGTTGCGCGCCGAAAAATTATTGAAAGAAAGCCCCAGCGTACCTACAATACGGCCGGCTCCGAAACCACCCGAAAGTTCCACCTGATCAGACGGACGTTCTTCTACAATGTACTCAATATCCACTGTTCCTGTGGTGGGATCGGGCTTGGGATTGATCTGTATTTTCTCGGGATCAAAATAACCAAGCGAGGCCAGTTCACGCTGCGAACGGATTACATCCGAGCGACGGAACAACTGGCCGGGCCGCGTACGAATTTCGCGCATAATTACATGGTCATTTGTTTTCGTATTTCCCATCACCACTACATTCCTGATCGTAGCCTGACGACCTTCATATACGCGCATTTCAAAGTCAATCGAGTCGCCTTCTACATTTACCTCCACCGGATTGATGTTGAAAAACAAATAACCATCATCCATATACAACGAACTGATGTCGTTGCCCTGCTGGCTCATGTAAAGCCGCGACTCAAGCAGCTCCTGGTTATATACATCTCCACGATTAATACCAAGCTGCCGCGACAGTTTTTCCGACGAATACTTGGTATTGCCTACCCATGTAATGTGGCGGAAATAATATTTGTGGCCTTCATCAATGCGCATATTAATTACCACACGGCTGTCGCTCACACGCTGCACGGTATCGGTTACGATCTTCGCATCGCGATATCCTTTTTTGCGGTATTTGGCCAGAATTTTCTCCTGATCTTTTTCGTAATTGTCTTCGAGGTATTTGGCTGATTTAAACCACTGATACCAGCGTTTTTGCTTGGTATCTTTCATCATAAAACGGATGCGCCACGTGGGATAAAGTGTATTTCCCGAAATATTCAGGTCTTTGATTTTTACTTTTTCGCCTTTGGTAATCAGGAAATCAAGGTTCACAAAGCTGGGTGATGAGCTGTCCTTAGTGACAATTACTTCTGTACGGCAGTTCAGATAACCATCGGCGCGGTAATGTTCATTTACAGTTTCCTTTATCGCGCGCAAACGATAATCGGTAAGTACCATACCACGAGAAATATTGAGCTTTTCACGCAGGTCATCGGCCTGATTTTTATTAATCCGGCTCGGTGAATTTTTAAATGAGAATTTGTTGATCCGCGGTTTTTCCACCACCACGATATCAATCCAGATATAATCGCCTTCTGTTTTATTTACTAACAGCTGAACATCATCAAAAAGCCCCTCACGCCAGAGATTGTCAATGGCTTCAGCCGTTTTATCACCCGGCACCATTATTTTATCCTGAATAGGCAGGCCTGAAAGCAGCACCACCACATTCGGATCTACCATCTGGGTGCCAATCACATTCACTTTTACCAGCGTGTATTCTCGCGGAGTGGAGTAATTGATAAGTTGTGAATTACCAGACGGTGTTTGGGCATGGAGTGTGAATAACAGCACCAGACAGAGCGTCGTTAATATAGATTTCATAGTCATTACAATGGAATAGTCGGAAAAAACAGTTTAAGGTTGTGTGGAATCGGCAGATTTCAGGAGTTGATCGCTGGTTTTTCCGAATCGACGTTCGCGCGACTGATAGTCGAGAATGGCTTTATAAAATTCTTCCCGGTCAAAATCGGGCCAGAGTGTTTCGGTGAAATAGAATTCGGCATAGGCAATTTGCCAGAGCAAAAAGTTACTTACACGTAGTTCGCCACTGGTACGGATAAGGAGTTCGGGGTCAGGGAAACGCGAAGTAGTGAGCTGGCGGCCAAACACATCCGCATTTATTTCTTCTGGCTTAAGTTGTCCTTTTGCGGTAAGTAAGGCAAGCCGGCGGGCGGCCTCTACAATTTCCCAGCGCGAACTGTAGCTAAGCGCCAGCACCAGTGTCATACGCTTGTTACCCGATGTTTTCTGTATGGCTTCGGCAAGTTCGCGACGACAGCCGGGAGGCAGACTTTCGGTATCGCCGATGGTTTCCAGACGGATATCGTTCTTCATGAGCGTTTCCGTTTCGGCATGTATGGTATGCACCAGCAGCTCCATCAAGGCTTCTACCTCTTCTACCGGACGGTTCCAGTTTTCGGTAGAGAATGCGTAGAGTGTAAGTACCTCAATACCCAGTTCTGCGGCCGCTTCCGACACTTCGCGCACAGAATTTACGCCGCTCTGGTGACCGAAAACACGCATCTGCCCCTGCTGTTTGGCCCAGCGGCCATTGCCGTCCATAATTACAGCTACATGCCTCGGCAGACGGGTGCTATCTATTTCAGTTTTTAAACTCATTCTTTTGTATAATCCATATTCCTCATATTCCCACGCCCGAACACTGCACCGGCTTATCCACCAGTCTGAACGTCAGGGTGAGCCCTACGAATGAATACCAGTCTTTATTTCTCGGATTGCCTCGCTGGCTGCCGATATTGTCTCCGGCGGTGCCCCGGTCGGCAAGTGTAACAGCCAATGGGCCGCTGTTTGCAAGCAGCAATGCCGGATCAGCATACACGGTGCTTACATCGTCAATATAATCGGTAAACGTTTTGCGCAGTCCCCAGTCGGCCACAAGGCCAATGCGTTTGGCGAGGTTGAATTTAACACCGGCACCAAACGGAATTGAGAGCTGGGTAAGCATGTATCCTTTGCTTTGGCCTTCGGTACGAAGCGGCTGCAGCGCAATCCATTCATTCCCCAACGCGGCTTTGGGATTGAAATTAAATACGCCCACACCCACAAACATAAACGGGGTAAACTGGTATTTGTCGTTACCTATGGCGTATTCAATAAAATTAAACTCAGCCCTTGCCGAAAGCTCAAACATACGCGAACGGAAGCTCAGGTTGCGGCGCTGCTGCTCCAGTTGGCCGGAGCGCGAATCAATGCCTTGCACACTGCCAAAAAGCAAACTGCCGGCTACCGCAAACCGGTAGTTGAAATTATGACGGTAAACCAGCCCGGCTGCAGGCCGGGTAAGGC from Bacteroidota bacterium harbors:
- a CDS encoding choice-of-anchor L domain-containing protein, encoding MKHLRILLFLFFLSPLTAYSQLITNNALTPAQLVQNVLLGQGIQAFNITFTGYANAIGQFTALNTNLGIDSGLVLTTGTVLANDPQLGPGTGPHGNNTASSAGGDNGAGGDPDLAAIATAQLFNAAVLEFDFIPLADTVKFNYSFGSEEYSEFVNSTFNDVFGFFLSGVTTPLPVTNIALIPTTTTVVSINNVNNGFQGTTTAPAPGPCTNCAYFRDNFQGSNLIDIQYDGQTTVLQAIYPVICGETYHIKIAIADAGDGSFDSGVFLEAGSFSAGNVNVSSEISYGGPNDSTLFEGCGQACLTFTRQGSLAAADTVQLSFTGNALSGIDFTPALPPQIIFLPGQDSATFCISAVQDGVPEGLDTLTITAIVQGPCVASSSNSVTLYIGDFLPLDVDAGPDTALCNTQPLTLTAIGSGGAQPYTYSWSSGQTTQSINVSPTATTSYIVTMADPCGTPVAVDTVTVYLPTGGPLALPAIPDWDICDGDQVTLAAAPTGGSSPYTFTWTTFAGNDVLPNPSGAVNVFTPTGNGTFVVLVREGCGDVEIDTIQVSYRECDVIPPNVFTPNSDGINDLLVFDGLENFPQSQLLIYNRWGNKIYESSDYRNDWNGGGVSDGTYYYILNTSDGKNYSGFISVLTQK
- a CDS encoding gamma carbonic anhydrase family protein is translated as MPLILPVNGKSPQFGNDCFIAENATIVGDVIAGDQCSFWFTAVVRGDVNGIRMGNKVNVQDGAIIHCTYQKAATTIGNNVSIGHRAIVHGCTLHDNVLVGMGAVVMDNVVVGSNTIIAAGAVVTEGTQVLPNSIYAGVPAKKIKDISPELTKGEIERIANNYIMYSGWFK
- a CDS encoding glutamate racemase: MSSKSPIGVFDSGIGGVSVLREIRRLLPAEDLIYVGDSAHLPYGEKSLEEIRRYTEAVVHYLIQQGCKLVVIACNTASAAALNHVREKFPQLPVVGMEPAVKPAAEHTRSGVVGVIATTATFQGQLFASVVARFAGNVNVIKQPCPGLVQQIEAGDLDTPATEKMLRGWLEPMLEKGMDELVLGCTHYPFVLPLLRRICGPEVNVIDPAPAVARQTQRILANANWLNDTQMSGTLTYFTTGSTMIFAQTLHKLTGETAVIEQLIWNTAGTVLSS
- a CDS encoding OmpH family outer membrane protein — protein: MKNLLKAAIAALILFVAAPVALHAQAKATPAAVAHFDLDSLLNVMPDFKKASEDAAAYYKMLEGQLVQMQNQLDLKMNEYDSLNKTWSPLIKGLKEKEIVDLQQNMQTFQVSAQTEFSNKRADLLKPIYEKIRNAAKAVAARRGYKYVIDSSKSSAIVIYASPADDIFMDMLKELGITLPAPTTPAPGGTAPAGGGK
- a CDS encoding OmpH family outer membrane protein, whose product is MKQRIILLFIAILGLSGMASAQKFCYVDTEYILAQSPSYQQAQDQLNQLSMQWQKEVEAKYAEIDKLYKNFQQEQLLLTEELRKKREAEIIQKEKEAKEFQKQKFGVDGELFKKRQELVKPIQDQVYNAVKEMAERGGYGIVFDKASDMTMLYSNPKYDKSDDVLEILGWKKAGGSGK
- the bamA gene encoding outer membrane protein assembly factor BamA, whose amino-acid sequence is MKSILTTLCLVLLFTLHAQTPSGNSQLINYSTPREYTLVKVNVIGTQMVDPNVVVLLSGLPIQDKIMVPGDKTAEAIDNLWREGLFDDVQLLVNKTEGDYIWIDIVVVEKPRINKFSFKNSPSRINKNQADDLREKLNISRGMVLTDYRLRAIKETVNEHYRADGYLNCRTEVIVTKDSSSPSFVNLDFLITKGEKVKIKDLNISGNTLYPTWRIRFMMKDTKQKRWYQWFKSAKYLEDNYEKDQEKILAKYRKKGYRDAKIVTDTVQRVSDSRVVINMRIDEGHKYYFRHITWVGNTKYSSEKLSRQLGINRGDVYNQELLESRLYMSQQGNDISSLYMDDGYLFFNINPVEVNVEGDSIDFEMRVYEGRQATIRNVVVMGNTKTNDHVIMREIRTRPGQLFRRSDVIRSQRELASLGYFDPEKIQINPKPDPTTGTVDIEYIVEERPSDQVELSGGFGAGRIVGTLGLSFNNFSARNILNKSAWRPLPSGDGQKLSIRAQSNGLFFQSYNASFTEPWLGGKKPNSLSVTVFHSVQSNGLRATDPARNFVKISGATVGFGMRLRRPDDFFTLYQELNYQYYQLQDFGRVFAFSDGYANNLNYRITLSRNSTDQAIYPRSGADIKIIGQFTPPYSLFNKIDYSTASVQQRNKWVEYYKWKFTSSWFTRLAGNLVLNTRIGFGYLGMYRSDVGRASFERFYLGGSGLTGFALDGREIIALRGYDDQSLSPQTGGPIIAKYTWELRYPVTLNPSATVFGLAFVEAGNTWSNFRSFNPFDVYRSGGVGVRVFLPMFGLLGLDWGYRFDNVESRPTMQRSQIHFTIGMNLGEL
- a CDS encoding isoprenyl transferase, with the protein product MSLKTEIDSTRLPRHVAVIMDGNGRWAKQQGQMRVFGHQSGVNSVREVSEAAAELGIEVLTLYAFSTENWNRPVEEVEALMELLVHTIHAETETLMKNDIRLETIGDTESLPPGCRRELAEAIQKTSGNKRMTLVLALSYSSRWEIVEAARRLALLTAKGQLKPEEINADVFGRQLTTSRFPDPELLIRTSGELRVSNFLLWQIAYAEFYFTETLWPDFDREEFYKAILDYQSRERRFGKTSDQLLKSADSTQP
- a CDS encoding outer membrane beta-barrel protein; translation: MIKKTLFCFFLLCAALPSAAQSSNEIGLFLGGSYYTGELNPAGHLNSLTRPAAGLVYRHNFNYRFAVAGSLLFGSVQGIDSRSGQLEQQRRNLSFRSRMFELSARAEFNFIEYAIGNDKYQFTPFMFVGVGVFNFNPKAALGNEWIALQPLRTEGQSKGYMLTQLSIPFGAGVKFNLAKRIGLVADWGLRKTFTDYIDDVSTVYADPALLLANSGPLAVTLADRGTAGDNIGSQRGNPRNKDWYSFVGLTLTFRLVDKPVQCSGVGI